The following coding sequences lie in one Hippopotamus amphibius kiboko isolate mHipAmp2 chromosome 7, mHipAmp2.hap2, whole genome shotgun sequence genomic window:
- the GPR75 gene encoding probable G-protein coupled receptor 75: protein MNSTDHLQDAPNTTLLRVPHSQGGNSTALQEDLQDLIHTATLVTCTFLLAIIFFLGSYGNFIVFLSFFDPAFRKFRTNFDFMILNLSFCDLFICGVTAPMFTFVLFFSSASGIPDAFCFTFHLTSSGFIIMSLKTVAVIALHRLHMVLGKQPNRTASFPCTLLLTLLLWATSFTLATLATLKTSKSHLCLPMSSLMAGEGKAILSLYVVDFTFCVAVVSVSYIMIAQTLRKNAQVRKCPPVITVDASRPQPFMGAPGKGGGDPIQCTMPALYRNQNYNKLQHVQTHGYTKSPSQLPTPAASRLRLVSAVNLSTAKDSKAVVTCVIIVLSVLVCCLPLGISLVQVVLSSNGSFILYQFELFGFTLIFFKSGLNPFIYSRNSAGLRRKVLWCLQYIGLGFFCCKQKTRLRAMGKGSLEVNRNKSSHHETNSAYMLSPKPQKKFVDQACGPSPSKESVVSPKMSAGHQHYGQSSSTPINTRIEPYYSIYNSSPSQEESIPRSLQPVTSFGFATSYIAMHYHTTNDLMQEYDSTSAKQIPVPSV, encoded by the coding sequence ATGAACTCAACGGACCACCTTCAGGATGCCCCCAACACCACCCTGCTACGTGTGCCTCACTCCCAGGGAGGAAACAGCACTGCTCTCCAGGAGGACCTGCAGGACCTCATCCACACGGCCACCTTGGTGACCTGCACCTTCCTGCTCGCAATCATCTTCTTCCTGGGCTCTTACGGCAACTTCATTGTCTTCTTGTCCTTCTTTGACCCGGCCTTCAGGAAATTCAGAACCAACTTTGATTTCATGATCCTGAACCTGTCCTTCTGTGACCTCTTCATTTGTGGCGTGACGGCCCCCATGTTCACCTTCGTGTTGTTCTTCAGCTCAGCCAGCGGCATACCGGATGCTTTCTGCTTCACCTTCCACCTCACCAGCTCCGGCTTCATCATCATGTCCCTCAAGACGGTGGCGGTGATCGCCCTGCATCGGCTCCACATGGTGCTGGGGAAGCAGCCGAACCGCACAGCCTCCTTTCCCTGCACCTTGCTCCTCACTCTGCTCCTCTGGGCCACCAGTTTCACCCTCGCCACCTTGGCCACCCTGAAAACCAGCAAGTCCCACCTCTGCCTTCCCATGTCCAGTCTGATGGCTGGAGAAGGGAAAGCCATCCTGTCTCTCTATGTGGTGGACTTCACCTTCTGTGTTGCCGTGGTCTCTGTGTCTTACATCATGATTGCTCAGACCCTGCGGAAAAATGCTCAAGTCAGAAAGTGCCCCCCTGTCATCACAGTTGATGCTTCCAGACCACAGCCTTTCATGGGGGCCCCTGGGAAGGGAGGTGGAGATCCCATCCAGTGTACCATGCCAGCTCTGTACAGGAACCAGAATTACAACAAGCTGCAGCATGTCCAGACCCACGGATACACCAAGAGCCCCAGCCAGCTGCCAACCCCAGCGGCCAGCCGGCTCCGGCTGGTGTCGGCTGTCAATCTCTCCACGGCTAAGGATTCCAAGGCGGTAGTCACCTGTGTGATCATTGTGCTGTCGGTCCTGGTGTGCTGTCTTCCACTGGGGATCTCCTTGGTGCAGGTGGTTCTGTCCAGCAATGGAAGCTTCATCCTTTACCAGTTTGAACTGTTTGGTTTTACGCTTATATTTTTCAAGTCAGGATTAAACCCTTTTATATATTCGCGGAACAGTGCAGGGCTGAGAAGGAAAGTGCTATGGTGCCTCCAGTACATAGGCCTGGGTTTCTTCTGCTGCAAACAGAAGACTCGACTTCGAGCCATGGGGAAAGGGAGCCTCGAAGTCAACAGAAACAAATCCTCCCATCATGAAACAAACTCTGCCTACATGTTGTCTCCGAAGCCTCAGAAGAAATTTGTGGACCAGGCCTGCGGCCCAAGTCCTTCGAAGGAAAGTGTGGTCAGTCCCAAGATGTCTGCTGGACATCAACACTACGGTCAGAGCAGCTCGACCCCCATCAACACTCGCATTGAGCCGTACTACAGTATCTATAACAGCAGCCCGTCCCAGGAAGAAAGTATCCCACGTAGCTTACAGCCAGTAACCTCTTTTGGATTTGCCACTTCATATATTGCCATGCATTATCACACCACTAATGATTTAATGCAAGAATATGACAGTACTTCAGCCAAGCAGATTCCAGTCCCCTCTGTTTAG